GAGGTCGGCGAACCGTGCCGTCGCGAAGTCGCGCGCCACGGGGTGACCGTCTTCCAGGGCTGAGGCGACCAGTGTCGAGTAGAGCTGGACGAGCCCGGGAACCTCGCGGTTGGTGCGCGCGGACGCGATCATCCGCTCGACCGGCGTCGCGTCGTCCGGCACGATCTCCTGCCGGTGGGCGGGGGCGTTGCTCTCTTGGTACACGGCGACGAGGAGCTCCTCCAGCGAGCCGAAGTAGTGCGTCAGTGCGGCGTGCGTGACCCCGACCTCGCGGGCGATGGCGCGCAGGCTGGTGCGGTCGGCGCCGCGCTCGGCGAAAACCTCGATGGCGCGGTCGAGGATCTCCTGGCGCCGCGCGATCCCCTTCGCATAGGCGCCGCGCTGGCGAGGGCGCTCATCGTCGTCGGGCATGGTCGGAGTCTAGCGAATGAAAACTTCCGCGTGGAGGTATTTGGTGATAGCGTGCTGACGTCGGGTCGCGCACCCGCCGTCACCGATGACCGAAGGAGCAAGACCGATGACGATTCAGACCTCCCTCCAGCTGTTCACGATCAAGGAGCAGCTGGACGCCGACCTCGAGGGCTCGCTCGCCGCGGTCGCCGCGCGCGGCTTCACCGCCGTCGAGCCGTACGACTTCGTGCGCCGCGCCGCGCCGCTGGCCGACGCGCTCACGGCAGCGGGGCTCACTGCGCCGTCCGGCCACGCCTTCCTCGCCTCGCAGTCGTTCGTCAACCCGGACGGCAGCGGGACCACCGTTCCGGTGCCGTCGCCCGCCGAGGTCTTCGCCGCGGCGAAGGTGCTCGGCATGACGACGGTCATCGACCCGTACACCGAGCCGGCCCGCTGGACCTCGGTCGAGCAGATCGAGGAGACCGCGCGCCTGCTCAACGAGGCCGCCGCCGTCGGAGCCGCGGTCGGCGTGCGCGTGGGCTACCACAACCACGCGCACGAGCTGGAGGCCGTGTTCGACGGCGTCACCGGCCTCGAGGTGCTGGCGGGACTGCTCGACGAGCGCGTCGTGCTCGAGGTCGACCTCTACTGGGTCGCCCGCGGCGGCGTCGATCCCGTCGCCCTCCTCGAGCGTCTGGGCAGCCGCGTGATCGCGGTGCACGCCAAGGACGGCACGCTCGACCCTGCCCTCGCGAATGCCTACCCGCCGGCCGACCAGGTGCCCGCGGGCGAAGGCGCCGTGCCGCTCGTCGAGGCGATCGCCGCGGCATCCGCCCTCGAACTCGCGATCGTCGAGTTCGATCACTACGACGGCGTCCTCTTCGACGCGATCGAGCGCAGCCGCGTCTACCTCGACGAGAAGGTCGCGGGCTGATGGCGGGCGGCACCGGTCCCGTCGGCGTCGGCATCATCGGCGCGGGGAACATCAGCGACCAGTATCTGACCCAGCTCACCACCTTCCCCGACGTGCGCGTCCTCGCGGTCGCGGACGTGATCGAGGAGCGCGCGAAAGCGCAGGCGGAGAAGTACGGGGTGCCGCGCGCCGGCGGCGTCGACGTCGTGCTCGACGACCCGGAGATCGACATCGTCGTGAACCTCACGATCCCCGCGGTGCACGTGGAGGTGTCCGAGGCGATCATCGCCGCCGGCAAGCACGTCTGGACCGAGAAGCCCATCGGCGTGAGCCGTGAGGAGTCCCGTCGGCTGCTCGAGAAGGCGGAGGCCGCGGGCCTCCGGGTGGGCGTCGCGCCGGACACCGTGCTCGGACCGGGAGTGCAGACGGCGAAGCGCGCGATCGCTCGCGGCGACATCGGGCGCCCGCTGTTCGGTCAGACGACCTTCCAGTGGCAGGGCCCGGAGATCTTCCACCCGAACCCGGCGTTCCTCTATGCGAAGGGGGCGGGACCGCTGCTCGACATGGGGCCGTACTACGTCTCCACGCTCGTGCACGTGTTCGGTCCCGTCGCCTCGGTGGCGGCGCTCGGGCTGCAGGGGACGGCGACCAGGCGCGTGCAGGTCGGCGAGCTGGCAGGCCAGGAGTTCCCCGTCGAGATCCCGTCGACGCTGAGCGTGCTCATGGAGTTCGAGCAGGGCGGTCAGGGGCAGAGCATCTACAGCACGGACTCGCCCGCGATCCGTCAGGGGATCGTCGAGATCACCGGCACCGAGGGCACGCTCGTGATCCCCGACCCGAACACGTTCGGCGGAGCGATCTCGATCACCCGCCCGCTCCGGCTCGGGCAGCAGCCGGTCGAGCAGGAGGTCGTCGACGTCGTGCAGGAGGGCGCGCTCGCCGGTCGCGGCGTCGGGCTGCTCGACATGGCGCGCTCGATCGCCGCCGGCCGTCCGCATGTCGCGACGGGGGAGTTCGGCTACCACGTGCTCGACACGCTGCTGTCGATCGAGGAGGCCGCGGAGGGCCGCCGCTTCGTCGCCGTCGAGAGCTCGCTCGACCAGGTCGGCGCGCTCGACGCGGACTTCGACCCCTTCGCCGCCACGCTCTGAGCGCAGGCACAGGGTGGCGGAGGCGCGCTCAGCGCGTCTTCGCCACCACGTAGGCGTCGACGTTCGCGGGTGAGAGCACCTCGCGTGCGACCATGATCGCGGCGCCGAGCACGGCGGCGCGATCGCCGGCCTGGGACTGCACGATCGCCAGATGCTGCGTCGCCAGCGGGATCGAGCGCCGGTAGACGATCTCGCGCACGCCCGCGAGCAGATGCTCACCGGCCCGGGCGATGCTGCCGCCGAGCACGATGATCGACGGATTGAGCAGATTGACGACCGTGGCGAGGACCTCGCCGACGTCGCGTCCGGCCTGACGGGTGGCCTCGATCGCGGCGGCGTTGCCCGTGCGCACGAGGTCGACGACGTCGGACGCGCTCTGCACGTCGTGCCCGTCGTCGCGGAGCGCGACGGCCAGGGCCGACCCGCTGGCGAGGGCCTCCAGATCGCGTTCGTCGCCCGGCTCGCGCGTGGATCCGGCGCCGGTCGGCACCTGGACATGCCCCATGTCTCCGGCAGAACCCTGCGCGCCGCGCTGCAGCTGCCCGCCCGCGATGATGCCCGCCCCGATCCCTGTCGACACCTTGACGAAGATGAGGTCGTCGACCTGCGGCCAGCTCGTGGCCTGCTCGCCGAGGGCGAGGATGTTGACGTCGTTGTCGACGAGCACCGGCACGTCGAAGGTCTGCTGCACGTATCCCGGAACGTCGAAGCGGTCCCACCCTGGCATGATCGGCGGATTGGTCGGTCGGCCCGTGGAGTGCTCCACGGGCCCCGGCACGCCGATGCCGACCCCGAGCAGGGGGAGTCCTGCGGCCGACGGCAGCTCCAGCAGGGCGGTGCCGTCGGTGATGATCGTGTCGAGGAGCGTCTCGGGCCCGTCGCCGATATCGATCGTGCGCGTGCGTGCGTCGAGGATCACGCCCGCGAGGTCGGCCACCGCCACTGTCGCGTGCGTCGCGCCGAGGTCCACGGCGAGCACGAGCCCGGCTCGCGGGTTGAACGCGACACGGGCAGGCGGTCGCCCGCCGGTCGACGCCGCCTCGCCCGCCGGGCGCAGCAGATCGGCGGCGAGGAGGGCGTCCACGCGCAGCGCCACCGTCGAGCGGGCGAGGCCGGTGAGAGCGGCGAGCTCGGCCTTGGTGCGCGCGTGCCCGTCGCGGAGGATCTGGAAGATCTCGCCGGTGCCCGGATTCGTCGCGGGGACGGGGCGCAGAACGTCAACCATTGCGTCAGTAAACCACAGGCTTTCGCCACTCGGGCGATTGACTTCAAATTACGAAACGATGACTTTTGACGAAGGACTAGCAAAAGTAGCGAAGCGTGTGTCAGAATCGCCGACATGACAACGGATGTCACAGACACCGGTCTCGGAACGATCCGAGCCGGCATCCTCGGCGGAGGATTCATGGCCCGCGTGCACCGCACGGCGGCCCGAGACGCCGGAGGCGAGCTCCGCGCCATCGCCACCCGCTCCGCCGCCGGCAGCCGCCATGCCGCCGACGCCCTGGGTGCCGAGCGTGCAGAGGCCGATGCCATCGCACTCCTGGACGCGGCCGACATTGACGTGGTCCACATCTGCACCCCGAACGCGACGCACGCCGAGCTGGCCCTGCGCGCTCTGCAGGCAGGCAAGCACGTGGTCTGCGAGAAGCCCCTCGCGACGACCGCGCACGACGCGAGGACGCTCGCAGACGCCGCGGAGGCCTCCGGGCGCGTGGCCGCCGTGCCCTTCATCTACCGCTACCACCCGATGGTGCGCGAGGCGCGGGCCCGCGTCGCCCGCGGCGACATCGGCGAGCTCCTCACCCTGGACTGCTCCTACCTGCAGGATTGGATGCTGTTCCCCACCGACGACGACTGGCGGGTGCGCTCCTCCTCGGGCGGTGCGTCCCGTGCGTTCGCCGACATCGGCTCGCACCTGTGCGATCTCATCGAGTTCGTGATCGGCGACCGCATCCGCGCGCTGAGCGCCCGCACGCGCCGGGTGTTCCCCGAACGCGCCGGGCACGAGGTCGACACCGAGGACATCGTGGCGGTTCTCGTCGAGACCGTGTCGGGGGCACTCGGAACCCTTCTCATCTCGCAGATGGCCGCCGGGCGGAAGAACGCGCTCACCCTCGAGCTGCACGGGTCCCGGCAGAGCATCCGCTTCGAGCAGGAGCGTCCGGAGGAGCTCTGGATCGGCACGCGCGAGGAGTCGCGGCTGCTGCTGCGCGATCCGGCGGGCTCCGCTCCCGACTCCGCTCGGCTGCAGCGGGTTCCCGCCGGGCACGCGATGGGCTACCAGGACGCGTTCAACGGGTTCGTCGCCGACGTCTACGCCGCGATGGCCGGTGCGCAGCCGGACGGGATGCCGACCTTCGCCGACGGACACCGCTCGGCCGTTCTCACCGAGGCGGTCCTGCAGTCGGCGGCCGACGACGGACGATGGGTGGAGGTGACGGCATGAACGCGACCACGACGCAGCCGGTGCTCGCAGTGAGCGGCATCCGCAAGTCGTTCTTCGGCGTCGAGGTGCTCAAGGGCATCGACTTCGATGTGCGACCGGGAGAGGTGCACGGTCTCGTCGGCGAGAACGGCGCGGGCAAGTCGACTCTGATGAAGATCATCGCCGGCGTGCAGCCCGCCGATGAGGGCGTCGTGGCCTACCGCGGCGAGGAGGTGCGCCACGCGCACCCCCGGCAGGCGATGGATGCCGGCATCGTCACGGTGTTCCAGGAGTTCACGCTGCTGCCCGAGCGGACGGTCGCCCAGAACGTGTATCTCGGACGCGAGCCGCGTCGCGCCGGGTTCGTCGACCGGAAGGCGATGATCAGCAGCACGGCAGGGCTCCTCGCCGACCTCGGCGTCTCCTTCATCGATCCGCAGGCGCGCGTGGGCTCGCTGACCGTGGCGGAGCAGCAGATCGTCGAGATCGTGAAGGCGCTGTCGTTCGATGCGCAGGTGATCTCGATGGACGAGCCGACCGCCGCACTCAGCGACCGCGAGGTCGAGCTCCTGTACGCGATCATCCGCCGTCTCACCTCCCGCGGCGTCGCCGTGATCTACGTCTCGCACCGGTTGAAGGAGATCTTCGACCTCTGCGACCGCATCACGATCCTCAAGGACGGCTCCCTCGTCTCCACCGACGAGACGGCCGCTCTCACGACGGACGAGCTCGTGCGGCGCATGGTCGGACGCTCGATCCAGTCCTACTTCCCGGATGCCGTCGAGGGCACGACCGTGGGCGAGCCGCGCATCGAGCTCGAGGAGTGCGGCAACGCCTACGTCGACGGGGTGTCGCTGACGCTCCGTGCAGGCGAGATCGTCGGCATCGCCGGCCTGCAGGGCTCGGGGCGCACCGAACTGGTCGAGGGGATCTTCGGCATCCAGGCCTTCACCCGTGGCTCGATGAGGATCGACGGCTCACCGGTGCGCATCAGCAGCGCCCGGTCCGCCGTCCGCGCCGGGCTCGCCCTCGTGTCGGAGGACCGCAAGGCGCAGGGTCTCGCGCTCGGCCAGTCTGTGCTGGACAACGCCCTGCTGGTCGTGCGGAGCGTGTTCCCCGGTCGCACGTCGGCGTCGCGTCGCGAGGTGCCCGGAGTGCTCAGCTCGCTCGAGATCAGCTCGCGGGGACTCGACCAGGAGGCGCGCTTCCTCTCCGGAGGCAATCAGCAGAAGGTCGTCCTGGCGAAGTGGCTGCTCACACGGCCCCAGATCGTGCTGTTCGACGAGCCGACCAGGGGCATCGACGTCGGCGCGAAGTACGCCGTGTACCAGCTCATGCGAGAGCTGGCGGCGCAGGGCACAGCGGTGCTCATGGTCTCGAGCGAGCTGCCGGAGGTGATCGGCATGAGCGACCGCATCCTCGTCATGCACGACGGCGAGCTCGTGGCGGAGCTGCCCGCAGGGTCGGCGGAGCACGAGATCCTCGGCGCCGCGACCGGTGCGGGGGATCCCCGGACCTCGACGGACGGAGGTGCGCGATGAAGCGCATCCGGATCGACTCCACAGTCATCGTCCTCGGCATCCTGATCCTCGCCCTCATCGTCGGGGCGATCCTCATCGGGACCGTCGGACGCAACTTCCTCAGCCCCGGCAACATCCGGGACATCCTCACCGGCATGAGCGTGCTCGGCCTCGTCGCGATCGGGCAGACGCTCGTGGTCCTCGGCGCCTCGCTCGACCTGTCGGTCACCTACGTGATCAGTCTCGCCAGCCTGCTGGGGGCGACGATCATGAACGGCAGTCCGGGCAACATCCCGGCGGCCGTGGCGATCACGCTGCTCGTCTGCGCCGGGATCGGCCTCGTCAACGGACTCATCGTCACGGTGCTCAAGGTGAACGGCTTCATCGCGACGCTCGGTGTCGGGCTCATCCTGCAGGGCATCCTCAACACGAACTTCGAGGGATCGGCGGGAGCCGTGCCGTGGGAGTTCCAGCTGATCGGCGCGACCGGCGTCGGACCGGTGCCCGTGTCGACCATCATCATGATCGCGCTGGCCATGCTGGTCTGGTTCCTTCTGGACCGCACCCGCACCGGTGCGCATCTCTATGCCGTGGGCGGCGACCCCGAGATCGCTCGCCTGTCGGGTGTCCGCACGCGGCCGCCGCTCATCGCCGCGCATGTGCTGTGCTCGGTGTTCGCCGGCCTCGCCGGCCTCCTGCTCGCCAGCCGCCTCGGCGTCGGCAGCCCGACGGTCGGGCAGCAGGGCGGCTACGCGCTGCTCTCGATCGCCGCGGTGGTCCTCGGCGGCACGCTCCTCCTCGGCGGACGCGGATCGATCTGGGGCACGGTCGGCGGCGTCGCCATCCTGGCGGTCGTCGACAACGTGATGAGCGTGATGCAGGTCAACCCGTTCCTCAAGGACGTCGTGCGCGGCGTCGTCATCGTGGCGGCCGTCGCCGTCTACAGCCGCCGCGCCATCGTGCGCCGCCGGCCGCGATTCGGCACCGGCGGCACCCGCACCGGCGGCGACGACGCGGCCAAGGCGGCCGAAGACGAGATGGCGGCGGCCGCATCGCAGCTCGCCGATACGACTCCCGCAGCGGAAGGAGGACGCGCATGAACGTCCTGCGCTCGCTCATCAGCCCCCGAGGCGCCGTGTTCCTGCTCCTCGTGCTGCTGCTGGTCGCCGTCATGATCCTCAACCCGAGCTTCGCGGAGCCGGGCCAGCTGATGCGATTCATCCAGCGGGTGGCTCCCATCGCGATCGTCGCGATCGGGCAGTACTTCGTGATCATCGCCGGGGAGTTCGACCTCTCGCAGGGGTCGCTCATCACCGCGCAGGTGATCGTCGCCGGCAACCTGGTGGGCCAGGACGATTCGCGCACGGTCCCGGTGCTCCTGCTCATGGTGGTCTTCGGCATCGCCGTCGGGCTCGTGAACGGCCTGATCACGACGCTGCTCAAGGTGCCGTCGTTCATCGTGACGCTGGGCATGATGCTCGCGCTCCTCGGCGGGGTCATGTGGTGGACCGGGGGAGCGGCGACCGGGAACCCGGCCGACAGCTTCCGCGAGATCGGCCGCGGCGGGATCCGCGACGTGCCGTTCCTGGAGTTCATCCCGTGGGCTGTGCTGATCCTCATCGCCTGGCTCGCGCTGGGCATCTGGATCACGAAGATGCCCCTCGGCAAGTCCCTCATCGCGGTGGGCGACAACGCCGGCGCGGTCGACTACGCCGGCGGGCGCCGCGCCTGGGTCACCACACGGGCGTTCGTCATCTCCTCGCTGTCCGCGTCGCTCTCGGCTGTGCTGCTCGTCGGCTACGCCGGTGTGCACCCCTCGGTGGGCCGCGGCTACGAGTTCATCGCCATCACGGCCGTCGTGCTCGGCGGCGTCGTGCTCGGCGGCGGTCGCGGCTGGATCGTCGCCGCCGCGGCCGGGGCGTTCGCGCTCGAAGCGCTCTTCATGCTCCTCAACATCGCGGGGGTCCCGTCGACGCTCCGCGACGCCGTGCAGGGCGTCATCATCATCGCCGCCGTCGCCTACTCCGCCGTCGCCTTCCGCGCCCGGCGCCGGCGCGGCCCACAGGCTTCCCCCGACCTCACGACCGCAGAATCCGTATCAACCAGCACCATCCACACAGAGAAGATCAGAGGAGATTAGCAATGCGACGATCAATGAGGATCGCCACCGCAGGGGTGGCTCTCTTCGGACTCATCGCGCTCGCCGGGTGCACGACCGACCCGTCCGTCGCGCCGGCCGAGTCCGACAGTCCCGAGGAGTCGGCGGAGACGACCGAATGGTTCGATCAGGAGCTGTTCGACAAGCAGAACGAGGAGCGAGGTGTCGAGCCGCAGGGGCCGGCCGAGGAGCCGTACCTTCAGCACATCAACGCGGAGATGGTCGACACGGCCGAGTTCGCGAGCGAAGGCGCCAAGAAGGCCTGTTTCGCGAACGCCTCGATCTCCAACCCGTGGCGTCAGACGGGCTGGATCACCATGAACGAGCAGCTGAAGGCGCTGCAGGCCGACGGCGCGATCAGCGCGATGGAGACGCGCGACGCGCAGGACTCCGATGACACGCAGATCGCCGACATCGACTACTTCATCGCCGAGGGCAACTGCGATGTGTTCCTCATCTCGCCGAACAGCACGGCGGCGATGACCCCGGCCGTCGAGCGGGCGTGCGAGACGGGCAAGCCCGTGATCGTGTTCGACCGCGGTGTGAACACCGACTGCTACGTGTCGTTCATCCACCCGATCGGCGGCTTCGCCTGGGGCATCGACACGGCCGAGTTCCTGATCGACAACCTCGAGAAGGGCGACAAGGTCGTGGCGCTTCGCATCCTGCCGGGCGTCGACGTGCTGGAGCACCGCTGGGCCGCTGCCGAGAAGCTCTTCGACGAGGCGGGCATCGAGGCCGTGGACTACTTCACGGGCGCTGATCCCGCCGAGATCAAGAGCATCATCTCGGACGAACTGGCCAAGGGCGACGTGCAGGGCATCTGGATGGATGCCGGTGACGGCGCCGTCGCCGCCATCGAGGCGTTCGAGGACGCCGGAGCGGACTATCCGGTCATGACCGGCGAGGACGAGATGAGCTTCCTCCGCAAGTGGAAGGACACCGGTCTCACCGGTCTCGCGCCGGTGTACTCCAACTTCCAGTGGCGCACGCCGCTCCTCGCGGCGCAGAAGATCTTCGCCGGCGAAGAGGTGCCGAAGGAGTGGGTGCTTCCGCAGAAGCCGATCACGGAGGGCGAGCTCGACCAGTACCTCGAGGCGAACGAGGGCATGCCCGACGGTCACTACGCCAAGTTCGGCGGGGAGAACCTCCCGGGGTACCCCACCGTGTGGCAGGAACGGCAGATCCCGTAACCTGACGGGACGAGTGCGGGCGTTTCGTCTCGCTTCGCTCGCTCAACGACCGAAGCCCGGTCGTTGAGCGACGAGACGAAACGCCCGCCGGCATGATTCGAAGGAGAAGGATGCCCCGCACGATCGCCGTCAACACGTGGGTGTGGACGTCGCCGCTCACGGACGCGACCCTCGAGCCGCTCGCCCGGAAGGCCTCCGGACTCGGCTACGACGCCCTGGAGCTGCCCCTCGAGAACGTGGGGGACTGGGATCCGGTGCGCGTGCGCGAGACCCTCGACCGATTCGGTCTCGGCGCGATCGTGGTCGGGGCGATGGGACCGGGGCGGTCGCTGATCGCCCGCGTCGGTGATGTGGCCGCCACGCAGGACTATCTGCGGGCCTGCATCGCCGCCGCGCGCGAGCTCGGCGCGGATGCCGTCGCCGGCCCGTTCTACGCCCCGACCGGTGTCACCTGGCGCATGGACGTCGACGAGCGCACCGCGGTCGTCCGCGAGCTGCGGGAGAACCTCGCACCGATCGCCGCCGAGGCCGCGGCTCTCGGGATCACCCTGGCCGTCGAGCCCCTCAACCGCTACGAGACGAGCGTGATCAACACGGTCGAGCAGGGGCTCGACGCACTGGCCCCGCTGCTCGGCGCCGGAGTCGGACTCGCTCTGGACACGTACCATCTCAACATCGAGGAGAAGAAGCCCGCAGAGGCGATCCGTGCCGCGGGAGCGGCGATCGCGCACGTGCAGGTGTGCGGCAGCGATCGCGGCGCCGTCGGCGACGACCACACCGACTGGCCCGAGATCCTGCGGGCGCTGGACGACGCGGGCTACCGGGGTCCGCTGGGACTGGAGAGCTTCACCGGCGAGAACGCCACGATCGCCGTCGCCGCGTCGGTGTGGCGCCCGCTCGCGGCGAGCCAGGACGAACTGGCCGCCCGCAGCATCGCGGCACTCCGAGCATTGGAGCATTCATGAGCACCCACCCCGTCACCCTGTTCACCGGTCAGTGGGCGGATCTGCCGTTCGAGGAGGTCGCCCGTCTCGCGTCCGAGTGGGGCTACGACGGGCTCGAGGTCGCCGCATCCGGCGACCATCTCGACCTGCGGCGCGCGGACGAGGACGACGCGTACGCGGCTTCCCGTCTCGAGGTCCTCGATCGGCACGGGCTGAAGATCTTCGCGATCTCGAACCATCTCACCGGTCAGGCGGTGTGCGACGCCCCGATCGACTTCCGGCACAAGGCGATCCTCCGCGACCACGTCTGGGGGGACGGTGACGCGGAGGGGGTCCGGCAGCGTGCGGCGGAGGACATGAAGCGCGCGGCGCGTGTGGCCCGCAAGCTCGACATCGACACGGTCGTCGGGTTCACCGGTTCGTCGATCTGGCCGTACGTGGCGATGTTCCCGCCGGTGCCGGCATCCGTCATCGAGGGCGGCTTCGAGGACTTCGCGGCCCGCTGGAACCCGATCCTCGACGTCTTCGACGGCGAGGGCGTGCGTTTCGCGCACGAGGTGCATCCGGGGGAGATCGCGTACGACTACTGGTCGTCGGTGCGGGCGCTCGAGGCGATCGATCACCGGAAGGCGTTCGGGTTCAACTGGGATCCCTCGCACATGATGTGGCAGAACATCGACCCGGTCGGGTTCATCGTCGACTTCGCCGACCGCATCTACCACGTGGACTGCAAGGACACCCGGATGCGCCCGCACAACGGCCGTGCCGGCGTGCTCGGCTCGCATCTGCCGTGGGGCGATCCCCGCCGCGGGTGGGATTTCGTCTCGACCGGCCACGGCGACGTGCCCTGGGAGGACTCGTTCCGCGCCCTCGACGCGGTCGGCTA
This genomic interval from Microbacterium sp. LWH11-1.2 contains the following:
- a CDS encoding ROK family protein, whose amino-acid sequence is MVDVLRPVPATNPGTGEIFQILRDGHARTKAELAALTGLARSTVALRVDALLAADLLRPAGEAASTGGRPPARVAFNPRAGLVLAVDLGATHATVAVADLAGVILDARTRTIDIGDGPETLLDTIITDGTALLELPSAAGLPLLGVGIGVPGPVEHSTGRPTNPPIMPGWDRFDVPGYVQQTFDVPVLVDNDVNILALGEQATSWPQVDDLIFVKVSTGIGAGIIAGGQLQRGAQGSAGDMGHVQVPTGAGSTREPGDERDLEALASGSALAVALRDDGHDVQSASDVVDLVRTGNAAAIEATRQAGRDVGEVLATVVNLLNPSIIVLGGSIARAGEHLLAGVREIVYRRSIPLATQHLAIVQSQAGDRAAVLGAAIMVAREVLSPANVDAYVVAKTR
- a CDS encoding Gfo/Idh/MocA family oxidoreductase, which produces MAGGTGPVGVGIIGAGNISDQYLTQLTTFPDVRVLAVADVIEERAKAQAEKYGVPRAGGVDVVLDDPEIDIVVNLTIPAVHVEVSEAIIAAGKHVWTEKPIGVSREESRRLLEKAEAAGLRVGVAPDTVLGPGVQTAKRAIARGDIGRPLFGQTTFQWQGPEIFHPNPAFLYAKGAGPLLDMGPYYVSTLVHVFGPVASVAALGLQGTATRRVQVGELAGQEFPVEIPSTLSVLMEFEQGGQGQSIYSTDSPAIRQGIVEITGTEGTLVIPDPNTFGGAISITRPLRLGQQPVEQEVVDVVQEGALAGRGVGLLDMARSIAAGRPHVATGEFGYHVLDTLLSIEEAAEGRRFVAVESSLDQVGALDADFDPFAATL
- a CDS encoding ABC transporter permease translates to MKRIRIDSTVIVLGILILALIVGAILIGTVGRNFLSPGNIRDILTGMSVLGLVAIGQTLVVLGASLDLSVTYVISLASLLGATIMNGSPGNIPAAVAITLLVCAGIGLVNGLIVTVLKVNGFIATLGVGLILQGILNTNFEGSAGAVPWEFQLIGATGVGPVPVSTIIMIALAMLVWFLLDRTRTGAHLYAVGGDPEIARLSGVRTRPPLIAAHVLCSVFAGLAGLLLASRLGVGSPTVGQQGGYALLSIAAVVLGGTLLLGGRGSIWGTVGGVAILAVVDNVMSVMQVNPFLKDVVRGVVIVAAVAVYSRRAIVRRRPRFGTGGTRTGGDDAAKAAEDEMAAAASQLADTTPAAEGGRA
- a CDS encoding ABC transporter permease, whose translation is MNVLRSLISPRGAVFLLLVLLLVAVMILNPSFAEPGQLMRFIQRVAPIAIVAIGQYFVIIAGEFDLSQGSLITAQVIVAGNLVGQDDSRTVPVLLLMVVFGIAVGLVNGLITTLLKVPSFIVTLGMMLALLGGVMWWTGGAATGNPADSFREIGRGGIRDVPFLEFIPWAVLILIAWLALGIWITKMPLGKSLIAVGDNAGAVDYAGGRRAWVTTRAFVISSLSASLSAVLLVGYAGVHPSVGRGYEFIAITAVVLGGVVLGGGRGWIVAAAAGAFALEALFMLLNIAGVPSTLRDAVQGVIIIAAVAYSAVAFRARRRRGPQASPDLTTAESVSTSTIHTEKIRGD
- a CDS encoding Gfo/Idh/MocA family oxidoreductase — encoded protein: MTTDVTDTGLGTIRAGILGGGFMARVHRTAARDAGGELRAIATRSAAGSRHAADALGAERAEADAIALLDAADIDVVHICTPNATHAELALRALQAGKHVVCEKPLATTAHDARTLADAAEASGRVAAVPFIYRYHPMVREARARVARGDIGELLTLDCSYLQDWMLFPTDDDWRVRSSSGGASRAFADIGSHLCDLIEFVIGDRIRALSARTRRVFPERAGHEVDTEDIVAVLVETVSGALGTLLISQMAAGRKNALTLELHGSRQSIRFEQERPEELWIGTREESRLLLRDPAGSAPDSARLQRVPAGHAMGYQDAFNGFVADVYAAMAGAQPDGMPTFADGHRSAVLTEAVLQSAADDGRWVEVTA
- a CDS encoding sugar phosphate isomerase/epimerase; translation: MTIQTSLQLFTIKEQLDADLEGSLAAVAARGFTAVEPYDFVRRAAPLADALTAAGLTAPSGHAFLASQSFVNPDGSGTTVPVPSPAEVFAAAKVLGMTTVIDPYTEPARWTSVEQIEETARLLNEAAAVGAAVGVRVGYHNHAHELEAVFDGVTGLEVLAGLLDERVVLEVDLYWVARGGVDPVALLERLGSRVIAVHAKDGTLDPALANAYPPADQVPAGEGAVPLVEAIAAASALELAIVEFDHYDGVLFDAIERSRVYLDEKVAG
- a CDS encoding helix-turn-helix domain-containing protein, with translation MPDDDERPRQRGAYAKGIARRQEILDRAIEVFAERGADRTSLRAIAREVGVTHAALTHYFGSLEELLVAVYQESNAPAHRQEIVPDDATPVERMIASARTNREVPGLVQLYSTLVASALEDGHPVARDFATARFADLRTRLADAVREQQERGRLRQDADPDAVAALVVAASDGLQTQWLLDDAAPQHEALALLDRLLRPAG
- a CDS encoding substrate-binding domain-containing protein, which codes for MRRSMRIATAGVALFGLIALAGCTTDPSVAPAESDSPEESAETTEWFDQELFDKQNEERGVEPQGPAEEPYLQHINAEMVDTAEFASEGAKKACFANASISNPWRQTGWITMNEQLKALQADGAISAMETRDAQDSDDTQIADIDYFIAEGNCDVFLISPNSTAAMTPAVERACETGKPVIVFDRGVNTDCYVSFIHPIGGFAWGIDTAEFLIDNLEKGDKVVALRILPGVDVLEHRWAAAEKLFDEAGIEAVDYFTGADPAEIKSIISDELAKGDVQGIWMDAGDGAVAAIEAFEDAGADYPVMTGEDEMSFLRKWKDTGLTGLAPVYSNFQWRTPLLAAQKIFAGEEVPKEWVLPQKPITEGELDQYLEANEGMPDGHYAKFGGENLPGYPTVWQERQIP
- a CDS encoding sugar ABC transporter ATP-binding protein; the encoded protein is MNATTTQPVLAVSGIRKSFFGVEVLKGIDFDVRPGEVHGLVGENGAGKSTLMKIIAGVQPADEGVVAYRGEEVRHAHPRQAMDAGIVTVFQEFTLLPERTVAQNVYLGREPRRAGFVDRKAMISSTAGLLADLGVSFIDPQARVGSLTVAEQQIVEIVKALSFDAQVISMDEPTAALSDREVELLYAIIRRLTSRGVAVIYVSHRLKEIFDLCDRITILKDGSLVSTDETAALTTDELVRRMVGRSIQSYFPDAVEGTTVGEPRIELEECGNAYVDGVSLTLRAGEIVGIAGLQGSGRTELVEGIFGIQAFTRGSMRIDGSPVRISSARSAVRAGLALVSEDRKAQGLALGQSVLDNALLVVRSVFPGRTSASRREVPGVLSSLEISSRGLDQEARFLSGGNQQKVVLAKWLLTRPQIVLFDEPTRGIDVGAKYAVYQLMRELAAQGTAVLMVSSELPEVIGMSDRILVMHDGELVAELPAGSAEHEILGAATGAGDPRTSTDGGAR
- a CDS encoding sugar phosphate isomerase/epimerase family protein is translated as MPRTIAVNTWVWTSPLTDATLEPLARKASGLGYDALELPLENVGDWDPVRVRETLDRFGLGAIVVGAMGPGRSLIARVGDVAATQDYLRACIAAARELGADAVAGPFYAPTGVTWRMDVDERTAVVRELRENLAPIAAEAAALGITLAVEPLNRYETSVINTVEQGLDALAPLLGAGVGLALDTYHLNIEEKKPAEAIRAAGAAIAHVQVCGSDRGAVGDDHTDWPEILRALDDAGYRGPLGLESFTGENATIAVAASVWRPLAASQDELAARSIAALRALEHS